One bacterium genomic window carries:
- the miaA gene encoding tRNA (adenosine(37)-N6)-dimethylallyltransferase MiaA, with product MGADAARGVCPVIAGPTAVGKTALVVELAARFPIEIVSLDSRQIYHGLRLGTAQPDAAELAACPHHLVDFLPPQERYSARRYRDDFQRVAAEIRARGRCPVLVGGAGLYLTAVRDGLFDLPADPAALAAVRQELDALPDDEIRDRLRAEDPASWERIHARDRYRSQRALEIRRLAGEPMSGLMAARRPDPALGWDYPLVVLDRDRDDLRARIARRLQAMLDAGWLAETAALLARHAQDCPGLRTLGYRELVAHLAGETDLPAALAQVSLRTGQYAKRQQTWFRAQPQLCRGAPDDPGLREALLLLLERSCAAI from the coding sequence GTGGGCGCCGACGCGGCCCGCGGCGTCTGCCCGGTGATCGCCGGACCGACCGCCGTCGGCAAGACCGCCCTGGTGGTCGAGCTGGCGGCTCGCTTCCCGATCGAGATCGTCTCGCTCGACAGCCGCCAGATCTACCACGGCCTGCGGCTCGGCACCGCCCAGCCCGATGCCGCCGAACTCGCCGCCTGCCCGCACCACCTCGTGGATTTCCTGCCGCCGCAAGAGCGTTATTCCGCCCGCCGCTACCGCGACGATTTCCAGCGCGTCGCGGCGGAGATCCGCGCGCGCGGCCGCTGCCCGGTGCTGGTGGGCGGGGCGGGGCTCTACCTGACCGCGGTGCGCGACGGGCTGTTCGACCTGCCGGCCGACCCCGCCGCCCTGGCCGCGGTCCGTCAGGAACTGGACGCGCTGCCCGACGACGAGATCCGCGACCGCCTGCGCGCCGAGGATCCCGCGAGCTGGGAGCGCATCCACGCCCGCGACCGCTACCGCAGCCAGCGCGCCCTGGAGATCCGCCGTCTGGCGGGGGAGCCCATGAGCGGGCTGATGGCCGCCCGCCGGCCGGATCCCGCGCTGGGCTGGGACTACCCGCTCGTCGTGCTCGACCGCGACCGCGACGACCTGCGCGCGCGCATCGCCCGACGCCTGCAGGCGATGCTGGACGCGGGCTGGCTCGCGGAGACCGCCGCGCTGCTGGCGCGGCACGCGCAAGACTGCCCGGGCCTGCGCACGCTGGGCTACCGGGAACTGGTGGCGCACCTGGCGGGGGAGACGGACCTGCCGGCCGCCCTGGCGCAGGTGTCCCTGCGGACCGGCCAGTACGCCAAACGGCAGCAGACCTGGTTCCGGGCCCAGCCGCAGCTGTGCCGCGGCGCCCCCGATGACCCGGGCCTGCGGGAAGCCCTGCTGCTGCTGCTGGAGCGGTCGTGCGCGGCAATCTGA